A region from the Arthrobacter roseus genome encodes:
- a CDS encoding holo-ACP synthase — translation MIVGIGVDVVDMPRFGRQLERTPSLRDRLFVPAERNLNLRSLAARFAAKEAVAKALGAPAGMNWQDCQVGADEHGVPTIEVQGTVQAVAEAKGVRRWHLSLSHDGDVATAMVIAEG, via the coding sequence ATGATCGTTGGAATCGGTGTTGACGTAGTTGACATGCCCCGCTTCGGAAGGCAGTTGGAGCGCACACCCTCGCTCCGGGACAGGTTGTTTGTTCCCGCCGAGCGGAACCTGAATCTTCGCTCGCTCGCGGCACGTTTCGCCGCGAAGGAAGCCGTAGCCAAGGCTCTCGGCGCGCCAGCGGGCATGAACTGGCAGGACTGCCAGGTTGGCGCCGACGAACACGGTGTCCCCACCATCGAGGTGCAGGGCACGGTTCAAGCCGTCGCTGAGGCCAAGGGCGTCCGTCGCTGGCATCTGTCCCTGAGCCACGACGGCGACGTAGCAACGGCCATGGTTATCGCTGAAGGCTAA
- the glmS gene encoding glutamine--fructose-6-phosphate transaminase (isomerizing), translating into MCGIVGYVGRGGTVAGSSGTAGHTALDVVMEGLRRLEYRGYDSAGVAVLGEDSIESRKKSGKLANLVAELNADPLPTSMTAIGHTRWATHGGPTDQNAHPHLGDQGRLALIHNGIIENFAEIKVRLRAEGHEFESETDTEVAAELLGSIYRGVVESGDGADDGVDHLTHAMQLTSRQLEGAFTLLAIHQDLPDIVVAARRNSPLVIGLGENENFLGSDVSGFIDFTRRAVELGQDQIVTITPESVSITDFDGVPAEGKEFHVDWDAAAAEKGGFPSFMEKEIHDQPEAVADTLLGRSDVDGKLMLDELRIDPAALKSVDKIIVLACGTSAYAGQVAKYAIEHWCRIPTEVELSHEFRYRDPIVTPNTLVVSISQSGETMDTLMAVRYAKEQGAKTLSICNTNGSTIPRESDAVLYTHAGPEIAVASTKAFLAQITAAYLLGLYLAQLRGNKFQGEIADIMTELGRIPAKIQEVLDHSEDVKQLAQEMAQTKSVLFLGRHVGFPVAMEGALKLKELAYIHAEGFAAGELKHGPIALIEEGQPVFVVVPSRRGRDSLHAKVVSNIQEIRARGAKTIVIAEEGDESVRDYAEHIFYIPETPPLLAPLLTTVPLQIFACALATAKGLDVDQPRNLAKSVTVE; encoded by the coding sequence ATGTGTGGAATTGTAGGTTACGTTGGTCGCGGGGGCACTGTCGCCGGAAGTTCAGGGACAGCAGGACATACTGCCCTCGATGTTGTGATGGAGGGTCTGCGGCGTCTGGAGTACCGCGGATATGACTCCGCGGGCGTCGCCGTTCTGGGCGAGGATTCGATCGAGTCACGTAAGAAGTCCGGCAAACTCGCCAACCTCGTAGCGGAGTTGAACGCTGACCCGCTGCCTACCTCTATGACCGCAATAGGTCACACACGGTGGGCAACCCATGGTGGGCCCACAGACCAGAACGCGCACCCGCACCTTGGTGACCAGGGCAGGCTAGCGCTGATCCATAACGGCATCATCGAGAACTTCGCGGAAATCAAGGTACGCCTCCGGGCCGAGGGTCACGAGTTCGAGTCCGAAACCGACACTGAGGTCGCCGCGGAACTGCTCGGCAGTATTTACCGCGGAGTCGTTGAATCAGGGGACGGCGCGGACGACGGCGTGGATCACCTCACGCACGCCATGCAGTTGACGAGTCGGCAGCTCGAGGGAGCATTCACCCTGCTGGCCATTCACCAGGATCTGCCCGACATCGTTGTGGCCGCCCGCCGGAATTCGCCGTTGGTCATAGGGCTGGGGGAGAACGAGAACTTTCTGGGCTCGGACGTCTCAGGTTTCATCGACTTCACACGTCGTGCCGTGGAGCTTGGCCAGGACCAAATTGTCACGATCACCCCGGAATCGGTATCCATCACTGATTTCGATGGTGTTCCGGCCGAGGGCAAGGAATTTCACGTTGACTGGGATGCAGCCGCCGCTGAGAAGGGCGGGTTCCCGTCGTTCATGGAGAAGGAAATCCACGATCAGCCAGAGGCAGTGGCAGACACACTGCTCGGCCGCTCGGATGTTGACGGAAAGTTGATGCTGGACGAGCTCCGCATCGATCCTGCTGCGCTGAAGTCCGTAGACAAGATCATCGTTCTGGCCTGTGGTACCTCGGCGTATGCCGGGCAGGTTGCCAAATACGCCATTGAACATTGGTGCAGGATTCCGACGGAAGTGGAGCTCAGCCACGAATTCCGTTATCGCGATCCCATCGTCACCCCGAACACGCTGGTGGTGTCCATCTCCCAGTCCGGAGAGACCATGGATACTCTGATGGCTGTCAGGTACGCCAAGGAACAGGGCGCAAAGACGCTATCCATCTGTAACACCAACGGGTCCACGATTCCGCGGGAATCTGATGCCGTGCTGTATACGCACGCTGGCCCGGAGATCGCTGTTGCCTCAACGAAGGCGTTCCTGGCACAGATCACGGCCGCCTATTTGCTGGGCCTGTACCTGGCGCAGTTGCGCGGTAACAAGTTCCAGGGTGAAATCGCGGACATCATGACGGAGCTTGGCCGGATTCCCGCGAAGATCCAGGAAGTGCTGGATCATTCCGAGGATGTGAAGCAACTGGCTCAGGAGATGGCGCAGACCAAGTCTGTCCTGTTCCTTGGTCGTCACGTGGGCTTCCCCGTGGCCATGGAAGGTGCGCTGAAGCTCAAGGAGCTGGCTTACATTCACGCTGAAGGGTTTGCCGCAGGCGAGCTCAAGCACGGGCCGATCGCTCTGATTGAGGAGGGGCAGCCGGTCTTCGTCGTCGTGCCTTCCCGACGAGGCCGCGATTCGCTCCATGCGAAGGTGGTTTCCAATATCCAGGAAATCCGTGCCCGTGGTGCCAAGACCATCGTGATCGCCGAGGAAGGCGACGAATCTGTCCGCGACTACGCCGAGCACATTTTCTACATTCCGGAGACACCTCCGCTGTTGGCGCCGTTGCTGACCACTGTTCCTCTGCAGATCTTCGCGTGCGCTCTGGCGACAGCCAAGGGGCTCGACGTCGACCAGCCGCGTAACCTCGCAAAATCCGTGACGGTGGAATAG
- the coaA gene encoding type I pantothenate kinase encodes MSTPAGRLCRVKEQTPSSNASNGDGNFTPFVELDRHTWARLSHELETSLTYEDIIRLRGLGDQLDLNEVREVYLPLSRLLDLYIAAAGRLHSATNTFLGEDTRRTPFVIGVGGSVAVGKSTTARVLQEMLRRSPETPTVELMTTDGFLYPNAELERRGLMQRKGFPESYDRRRLLRFVSAVKSGADEVRAPKYSHLTYDIVPEGEVVVHRPDVLIVEGLNVLAPARTRADGRSGLALSDFFDFSIYVDARTSYIEEWYVQRFQKLRSGAFANPASYFHRYAGLTDQEATETALDIWRRINEPNLRENVLPTRGRATLVLTKDADHSIRRMLLRKT; translated from the coding sequence ATGTCCACCCCAGCAGGCAGACTTTGTAGAGTGAAAGAGCAGACACCGTCCTCAAACGCGTCCAACGGCGACGGCAATTTCACACCGTTCGTGGAGCTTGACCGCCACACGTGGGCGCGACTGTCCCACGAACTGGAAACCAGCCTCACCTATGAGGACATCATCCGGCTTCGTGGTCTCGGCGATCAACTGGACCTGAATGAAGTCCGTGAGGTCTATCTCCCCCTCTCCCGCCTGCTGGACTTATATATCGCGGCGGCAGGACGGCTGCATTCAGCCACTAACACGTTCCTCGGCGAGGACACCCGCCGCACTCCTTTTGTTATCGGCGTCGGCGGCTCCGTTGCTGTGGGAAAGTCGACGACGGCACGTGTGTTGCAGGAGATGCTGCGCCGTTCCCCGGAGACTCCGACCGTCGAGCTCATGACCACCGACGGCTTCCTGTACCCCAACGCGGAACTGGAACGGCGGGGCCTCATGCAGCGCAAAGGCTTCCCTGAGTCCTACGACCGACGTCGGCTGCTCCGTTTCGTCAGCGCCGTCAAGAGCGGGGCCGATGAGGTTCGCGCACCCAAGTATTCACACCTGACCTACGACATCGTGCCGGAGGGGGAGGTTGTGGTCCACCGACCCGACGTCCTCATTGTTGAGGGGCTCAACGTGCTCGCTCCCGCCCGGACGCGGGCCGATGGACGGTCGGGCCTGGCACTCAGCGACTTCTTCGACTTCTCCATCTACGTTGATGCCCGCACGTCCTATATAGAAGAGTGGTACGTCCAGCGGTTCCAGAAACTCCGTTCGGGTGCCTTCGCCAACCCTGCCTCCTATTTTCACCGATATGCGGGTCTGACAGATCAGGAAGCCACCGAAACGGCGCTGGATATCTGGCGGCGCATCAACGAACCGAACCTCCGTGAAAATGTTCTGCCAACACGCGGCCGGGCAACGCTTGTGCTGACCAAGGATGCCGATCATTCCATTCGGCGAATGCTCTTGCGCAAGACATGA